The following proteins come from a genomic window of Iamia sp. SCSIO 61187:
- the atpH gene encoding ATP synthase F1 subunit delta, giving the protein MADRSDAYASAFLAVISAEDSLGEVEDELFRFARILEGNDELLETLSDPHIEPARRQQIVTDLLEGKAQPTTVNLVGLVVGNGRARELPAIVDTLVGLRAASRESAVARVRSAVALSDEQTSRLAEALARATGKNVEVKVVVDPTVQGGLVAEVGDTVLDGTVRRRLEQLRAAF; this is encoded by the coding sequence ATGGCCGACAGGAGCGATGCCTACGCCTCGGCCTTCCTGGCCGTGATCAGCGCCGAGGACTCCCTCGGCGAGGTCGAGGACGAGCTGTTCCGGTTCGCCCGGATCCTCGAGGGCAACGACGAGCTCCTCGAGACCCTCTCGGACCCGCACATCGAGCCGGCCCGGCGCCAGCAGATCGTCACCGACCTGCTCGAGGGCAAGGCCCAGCCGACCACCGTGAACCTGGTGGGTCTCGTGGTCGGCAACGGTCGGGCCCGCGAGCTGCCGGCGATCGTCGACACCCTGGTCGGCCTGCGGGCCGCCTCCCGGGAGTCGGCTGTGGCTCGCGTCCGCTCGGCCGTCGCCCTCTCCGACGAGCAGACCAGCCGCCTGGCCGAGGCCCTCGCCCGGGCCACCGGCAAGAACGTCGAGGTCAAGGTCGTGGTCGACCCGACCGTCCAGGGCGGCCTCGTCGCCGAGGTCGGTGACACCGTCCTCGACGGCACCGTCCGCCGCCGCCTCGAGCAGCTCCGCGCTGCCTTCTAA